A segment of the Fibrobacter sp. UWEL genome:
GGAACCTTCTTGCCCTTCATGGTCCAGTAACGGGGAACGATATCCTTGATGGTACCAGCCAGCAAGTGACCATAGTGCGGAAGGCCAGTTGCAAACGGAGGGCCATCGTAGAAAGTATAGGGTGCAGTTTCCGGACGGCTGTCCAGAGACTTCTTAAAGCTATCATCCTTATCCCACAATCCGAGCACGCGCT
Coding sequences within it:
- a CDS encoding class I tRNA ligase family protein translates to MFREVKKEETFPQIEERVLGLWDKDDSFKKSLDSRPETAPYTFYDGPPFATGLPHYGHLLAGTIKDIVPRYWTMKGKKVP